A genomic window from Cucumis melo cultivar AY chromosome 8, USDA_Cmelo_AY_1.0, whole genome shotgun sequence includes:
- the LOC103485162 gene encoding aspartyl protease family protein 1 yields MRFLYSFFHFFLLLFTSHARPPIFTFKMHHRFSDQLKNWSGVSGKLTLPDSWPAKGTIEYYAQLAFRDRFFRGRRLSEFDGPLAFSDGNSSFRISSLGFLHYTTVQLGTPGTKFMVALDTGSDLFWVPCDCSRCAPTEGSPYSSDFELSVYSPKKSSTSKTVPCNNDLCAQRDQCTEAFGNCPYVVSYVSAETSTTGILVEDLLHLKTEYKHSEPIQAYITFGCGQVQSGSFLDVAAPNGLFGLGMEQISVPSILSREGLMANSFSMCFSDDGVGRINFGDKGSLEQEETPFNLNQLHPNYNITVTSIRVGTTLIDADITALFDSGTSFSYFTDPIYSKLSASFHAQTRDGRLPPNPRIPFEYCYNMSPDANASLTPGISLTMKGGSPFPVYDPIIVISTQNELIYCLAVVKSAELNIIGQNFMTGYRIVFDREKLVLGWKKFDCYDIEEKNLFPTKPDVTTVPPAVAAGVGNHSSPGLTKDARTSAQISTESEFTSCYSSLLSCFRFFIILLFLL; encoded by the exons ATGCGTTTCCTCTACTCTTTCTTTCACTTCTTTCTACTTCTCTTTACCTCTCATGCCCGCCCCCCAATCTTTACCTTCAAGATGCACCACCGCTTTTCCGATCAACTCAAGAACTGGTCCGGTGTTTCCGGTAAATTGACTCTCCCTGATTCTTGGCCGGCTAAAGGAACCATTGAGTACTACGCTCAACTAGCCTTCCGCGATCGCTTCTTCCGTGGTCGGAGGCTCTCCGAGTTTGATGGTCCTCTCGCTTTCTCTGATGGAAATTCCAGTTTTCGGATTAGCTCCTTGGGATT TCTGCATTACACTACCGTACAATTAGGAACTCCAGGAACGAAGTTTATGGTAGCACTTGATACTGGAAGTGATCTGTTTTGGGTGCCTTGTGATTGTAGTAGATGCGCACCCACGGAGGGATCTCCTTACTCTTCT GATTTTGAGTTGAGTGTGTACAGCCCCAAAAAGTCGTCTACTAGTAAAACTGTTCCTTGCAATAACGACTTATGTGCACAGCGTGATCAATGCACGGAGGCCTTTGGCAATTGTCCCTATGTTGTCTCCTATGTATCAGCTGAAACATCGACTACTGGAATATTGGTAGAGGATCTTCTACACTTAAAAACAGAATATAAACATTCAGAACCTATCCAGGCATACATCACATTTGG CTGTGGGCAGGTACAGAGTGGCTCATTTCTTGATGTTGCAGCTCCCAATGGCTTGTTTGGGCTCGGCATGGAGCAGATATCGGTTCCTAGCATATTATCGAGAGAAGGTTTGATGGCAAATTCTTTCTCTATGTGCTTTAGTGATGATGGGGTTGGAAGGATCAATTTTGGAGACAAGGGTAGTCTGGAGCAGGAAGAGACCCCATTTAATCTGAACCAATTACA CCCAAACTATAATATCACAGTTACTAGCATTCGAGTAGGCACTACTCTGATTGATGCAGATATAACTGCTCTTTTTGACTCTGGGAcatcattttcatattttacTGATCCAATCTACTCCAAGCTTTCAGCAAGT TTCCACGCACAAACGAGAGATGGACGCCTTCCCCCTAATCCGAGGATACCTTTCGAATATTGTTATAACATGAG TCCAGATGCAAATGCTTCTCTGACGCCTGGTATTAGTTTAACCATGAAAGGTGGAAGTCCCTTTCCTGTCTATGATCCGATTATTGTCATCTCCACTCAG AATGAACTCATTTATTGCCTGGCTGTGGTCAAGAGCGCCGAACTGAATATAATTGGGC AAAACTTCATGACTGGCTACCGTATTGTATTTGACCGGGAAAAGCTTGTGTTGGGCTGGAAGAAGTTTGATT GTTATGACATTGAGGAAAAAAATCTGTTTCCAACGAAACCAGATGTTACTACGGTTCCTCCTGCTGTTGCTGCTGGAGTAGGTAATCACTCTAGTCCAGGATTGACAAAAGACGCAAGAACTAGTGCTCAAATTTCAACTGAATCAGAATTCACTAGTTGTTATTCTTCTCTTCTGTCTTGCTTCagattttttattatattgCTTTTTTTACTATAG
- the LOC103485163 gene encoding CSC1-like protein At4g35870: MIPFNSFVNQPSSPPPSSDDGGSHSDFTSWYGNIQYLLNISMIGAFSCLFIFIFVKLRSDHRRIPGPSGLVAKLLAVWHATCRDIARHCGADAAQFLLIEGGSCAVLLSIAVLSVSVLLPLNLYAGEALLNDQFSRTTINHIEKGSVLLWVHFAFVVVVVVFVHFGISAIEKRLKITRFRDGNGNLSDPAANSTAIFTIMVEGIPKTLEVDRAAILEYFQHKYPGKIYKVIMPMNLCALDDLATELVKVREEISQLVERMHSCLVPNEDGDEYGSNCLKVFFGWMPYIWRRVKDMWFQMMDKFGYTNEERLKRLQELRANLETELAAYKEGRAPGAGVAFVMFKDIYATNKAVMDFRNEKKRRIGKFFSVMELRLQRNQWKVDRAPLATDIYWNHLGSTKLSLRLRRIFVNSCLLLMLLFFSSPLAVITAVKSAGRIINAEVMDNAQSWLDWVQSSSWLGSLIFQFLPNVIIFVSMYIIIPSALSYLSKFERHLTVSGEQRAALLKMVCFFLVNLILLRALVESSLESAILGMGQCYLDSEDCKRIEEYMSSSFLSRSCLSSVAFLITSTFLGISFDLLAPIPWIKKKIRRFRKNDMLQLVPEQSEEYPLEYQEIDSLERALLADDSPRLIDMDMPGRDLSVYPVNRTSTAPKQKFDFAQYYAFNLTIFALTMIYSSFAPLVVPIGAAYFGYRYVVDKYNFLFIYRVSGFPAGNDGRLMDTVLAIMRFCVDLFLLSMLLFFSVNGDSTKLQAIFTLGLLVMYKLLPSYDDGYQRMLLEGIQTIDSVVDGAIDYEVYSQPKFDWDTYQQS; the protein is encoded by the coding sequence ATGATTCCCTTTAATTCCTTTGTGAATCAGCCGTCTTCTCCTCCTCCCTCATCGGATGATGGTGGCTCTCACAGTGATTTTACTTCATGGTATGGTAATATACAATACTTGTTGAATATCTCGATGATTGGTGCCTTCTCTTGCCTcttcatatttatatttgtgAAGCTTCGAAGCGACCACCGTCGAATTCCTGGTCCTTCTGGATTGGTCGCCAAGCTTCTTGCGGTGTGGCATGCGACTTGTCGGGATATTGCGCGCCATTGTGGTGCAGATGCCGCGCAGTTCCTTTTGATCGAAGGTGGGAGCTGTGCGGTTTTGTTATCAATTGCGGTTTTGTCGGTTTCAGTGTTGCTTCCGCTTAATCTCTATGCGGGAGAGGCTCTATTGAATGATCAATTCTCGAGAACGACGATTAATCACATTGAGAAAGGTTCGGTTTTACTTTGGGTGCATTTTGCTTTTGTGgtggttgttgttgtttttgtgCATTTTGGTATTTCTGCCATTGAGAAGAGGTTGAAGATAACTAGATTTAGAGATGGGAATGGGAATTTAAGTGATCCTGCTGCTAATTCGACTGCCATTTTCACTATAATGGTGGAAGGGATTCCTAAAACCTTAGAAGTTGATAGGGCTGCGATATTAGAGTATTTCCAGCATAAGTATCCTGGGAAGATTTATAAGGTTATAATGCCGATGAATTTATGCGCTTTGGATGATTTGGCTACAGAATTGGTCAAGGTAAGGGAAGAAATATCACAGTTGGTAGAACGAATGCATTCTTGTCTTGTACCTAATGAAGATGGAGATGAATATGGAAGCAATTGCTTGAAGGTTTTCTTCGGTTGGATGCCATATATTTGGAGGAGAGTAAAAGATATGTGGTTTCAGATGATGgataaatttggttacacaaacGAGGAGAGGCTAAAACGGCTGCAAGAATTGAGAGCCAACTTGGAGACTGAACTGGCTGCTTACAAGGAAGGGCGTGCACCTGGAGCTGGGGTTGCTTTTGTTATGTTCAAGGATATCTATGCTACCAATAAAGCAGTTATGGATTTTCGAAACGAAAAGAAGAGACGAATTGGGAAGTTCTTTTCTGTCATGGAGTTACGGCTTCAAAGAAACCAATGGAAAGTGGATCGGGCACCCTTGGCAACTGATATTTACTGGAATCATTTGGGATCTACTAAACTATCATTGAGACTTCGGAGAATATTTGTGAACTCTTGCTTACTGTTAATGCTTTTGTTTTTTAGCTCTCCTCTTGCTGTGATTACTGCTGTAAAGAGTGCAGGGAGAATTATCAATGCTGAAGTGATGGATAATGCCCAGTCATGGTTGGATTGGGTTCAAAGTTCTAGCTGGCTAGGCAGTCTCATCTTTCAGTTTCTGCCGAATGTTATTATCTTTGTGAGTATGTACATAATAATTCCATCAGCTCTTTCGTATCTTTCAAAGTTCGAACGACATCTCACTGTATCTGGGGAGCAGAGAGCTGCACTTTTAAAAATGGTTTGCTTTTTCCTAGTGAACCTCATCCTTCTAAGGGCTCTCGTTGAGTCATCTTTAGAGAGTGCAATCCTTGGGATGGGACAATGCTATTTAGATAGTGAAGATTGCAAGAGAATTGAGGAGTACATGAGTTCATCATTCCTTTCAAGATCATGCCTTTCGTCTGTTGCTTTTCTAATCACGAGCACTTTCTTGGGCATATCTTTTGACTTATTGGCTCCAATACCATGGATAAAGAAGAAGATTCGAAGGTTTCGAAAAAATGACATGCTCCAGCTGGTTCCTGAACAAAGTGAAGAGTATCCATTAGAGTACCAGGAAATAGATAGTCTTGAGAGAGCATTACTAGCGGATGACTCCCCTAGACTGATTGATATGGATATGCCGGGACGAGATCTCTCTGTATATCCCGTCAATAGAACCTCAACTGCACCAAAACAGAAGTTCGATTTTGCCCAATACTATGCATTCAATTTAACAATTTTTGCCCTCACCATGATATATTCTTCCTTTGCTCCACTGGTGGTTCCGATTGGTGCAGCATACTTTGGATATAGATATGTTGTTGATAAGTACAACTTTCTATTCATTTATAGAGTAAGCGGCTTTCCTGCTGGCAACGATGGGAGGTTGATGGATACAGTTCTTGCGATCATGCGATTCTGTGTTGACTTGTTCTTGCTTTCCATGCTCTTGTTCTTCTCAGTAAACGGAGACTCGACAAAGCTACAAGCAATATTCACACTTGGGTTACTAGTTATGTACAAATTGTTGCCTTCTTATGATGATGGGTATCAAAGAATGCTGTTGGAGGGCATTCAAACAATTGATTCAGTTGTAGATGGAGCTATTGATTACGAGGTCTATTCCCAACCTAAATTCGACTGGGATACATATCAGCAGTCATGA